One Salinimonas marina DNA segment encodes these proteins:
- the rplJ gene encoding 50S ribosomal protein L10: protein MALGLAAKKEIVAEVSEVASQALSVAVAEYRGIEVGDLTELRVKAREQGVYVKVVRNTLAKRALADSKFSDMDSALTGPLIYGFSMEAPGGAARLFKDFGKTNDKLKVTALSIGSGLLGPEKLDAVASLPTRDEALAKLLATFKAPVGKFVQTINEVPTKFVRVLAAIKDEK, encoded by the coding sequence GTGGCACTAGGTTTAGCAGCAAAAAAAGAGATTGTAGCAGAGGTATCCGAAGTTGCATCTCAAGCTCTATCCGTTGCCGTCGCTGAATACCGTGGGATAGAAGTTGGCGATCTGACCGAACTGCGTGTTAAAGCCCGTGAGCAAGGCGTCTATGTAAAAGTAGTACGTAATACTCTGGCAAAACGCGCATTAGCAGATAGCAAATTTTCTGACATGGACAGTGCGTTAACTGGTCCTCTTATCTATGGTTTCTCAATGGAAGCACCTGGTGGTGCGGCCCGTCTGTTCAAAGACTTTGGGAAAACTAACGATAAGTTGAAAGTTACTGCACTTTCTATTGGCAGTGGTCTGTTGGGTCCAGAAAAACTGGATGCAGTAGCGTCACTACCTACCCGCGACGAAGCGCTTGCAAAACTTCTTGCAACCTTCAAAGCACCGGTTGGCAAATTCGTTCAAACTATCAACGAAGTACCTACCAAATTTGTGCGCGTATTGGCGGCGATCAAAGACGAAAAATAA
- the nusG gene encoding transcription termination/antitermination protein NusG — protein MSEEAKKRWYVVQAYSQYESRVKKTLLEYIKMHEMEQYFGQVLVPTEEVVEMRAGQKRKSERKFYPGYVLVEMEMNEDSWHLVKSVPRVLGFIGGSSDRPMPISQREADAILNRLEESVDKPKPKTLFEPGEVVRVTDGPFADFNGVVEEVDYEKSRVKVSVLIFGRSTPVDLEFGQVEKG, from the coding sequence ATGTCTGAAGAAGCAAAGAAAAGATGGTACGTAGTACAAGCTTATTCTCAGTACGAATCTCGGGTGAAAAAGACCCTGCTTGAATACATCAAAATGCATGAGATGGAACAATACTTTGGCCAGGTGTTAGTACCTACCGAAGAGGTTGTAGAAATGCGTGCAGGCCAGAAACGTAAATCAGAGCGTAAATTTTACCCTGGTTATGTGCTGGTTGAGATGGAAATGAATGAAGATTCATGGCACCTGGTGAAAAGTGTCCCACGGGTCCTTGGTTTTATCGGCGGCTCTTCTGACCGTCCTATGCCTATTTCACAGCGTGAAGCAGATGCAATCTTAAATCGTCTTGAAGAATCTGTTGATAAGCCTAAGCCGAAAACATTGTTTGAGCCAGGTGAAGTGGTTCGGGTTACCGATGGCCCATTTGCTGACTTTAACGGTGTGGTTGAAGAAGTTGATTATGAAAAGAGCCGTGTAAAAGTATCGGTACTTATCTTTGGTCGCTCAACCCCGGTTGATCTTGAGTTTGGTCAGGTCGAAAAAGGCTAA
- the rplK gene encoding 50S ribosomal protein L11 translates to MAKKVTGLIKLQVAAGAANPSPPVGPALGQHGVNIMEFCKAFNAKTESLEKGAPVPVEITVYEDRSFTFVTKTPPASFLLRKAAGIKKGSGRPNTEKVGTVNRAQLEEIAKTKEPDLTAADLDAAVRTIAGSARAMGLNVED, encoded by the coding sequence ATGGCTAAGAAAGTAACAGGCTTAATTAAGCTACAGGTTGCAGCAGGCGCTGCAAACCCAAGTCCACCAGTTGGCCCTGCATTAGGTCAGCATGGTGTAAACATCATGGAATTCTGTAAAGCGTTTAACGCCAAAACAGAAAGTCTGGAAAAAGGCGCTCCGGTACCAGTAGAGATTACGGTATACGAAGACCGCTCGTTCACTTTCGTAACGAAAACGCCTCCTGCTTCATTCCTGCTAAGAAAAGCAGCTGGAATCAAGAAAGGTTCAGGCCGTCCTAACACTGAAAAAGTGGGTACAGTTAACCGCGCTCAGTTGGAAGAAATTGCCAAGACAAAAGAGCCGGACCTAACCGCAGCTGACCTAGATGCAGCTGTTCGTACTATCGCGGGTTCTGCTCGTGCAATGGGCTTGAACGTAGAGGACTAA
- the rplA gene encoding 50S ribosomal protein L1, with the protein MAKLTKRARLIRDKVDATKEYDISEAVALLKELATANFPESIDVAVNLGIDAKKSDQNVRGATVLPNGTGKDVRVAVFTQGANADAAKEAGADIVGMDDLAEQVKKGEMNFDVVVASPDAMRVVGQLGQILGPRGLMPNPKTGTVTPDVATAVKNAKAGQVRYRNDKNGIIHASIGKIAFEAAQIQENLEALLDALKKAKPSSAKGAYIQKVSLSTTMGAGVAVDKASVGQ; encoded by the coding sequence ATGGCTAAATTAACAAAACGCGCTCGTTTGATTCGCGACAAAGTTGACGCGACAAAAGAATACGATATTTCCGAAGCCGTTGCCCTGCTTAAAGAGCTGGCCACTGCAAACTTCCCAGAAAGCATCGATGTTGCGGTAAACCTGGGTATTGATGCGAAGAAATCTGACCAAAACGTACGTGGTGCTACAGTACTGCCAAACGGTACCGGTAAAGATGTTCGTGTTGCTGTGTTCACTCAGGGTGCAAACGCTGATGCCGCTAAAGAAGCGGGTGCTGACATTGTTGGTATGGACGATTTGGCCGAGCAGGTCAAAAAAGGCGAAATGAATTTTGACGTAGTTGTTGCCAGCCCGGACGCGATGCGTGTGGTTGGTCAGCTGGGTCAAATCTTAGGCCCACGCGGCCTGATGCCTAACCCTAAGACCGGTACGGTAACCCCAGATGTTGCCACTGCAGTTAAAAATGCAAAAGCTGGTCAGGTTCGCTACCGCAATGACAAGAACGGTATCATTCATGCCAGCATTGGTAAGATTGCGTTCGAAGCAGCACAGATTCAAGAAAACTTAGAAGCATTACTGGATGCCCTGAAGAAAGCGAAGCCTTCTTCTGCTAAAGGCGCTTACATCCAGAAAGTTAGCCTGAGCACCACAATGGGTGCCGGTGTCGCTGTCGACAAGGCTAGCGTAGGTCAGTAA
- a CDS encoding ABC transporter ATP-binding protein: protein MLTVSDLSVKYGETPVVNHLDLTLDSDEILMLVGPTGCGKTTILHALAGLIPIATGVISLGKWQATPKKLIPPEKRNVGMVFQDFALFPHLTVEQNVCFKLKNTTLGDHWLQLLGLDKFRNARPERLSGGQKQRVALARTLAHEPDFVLLDEPLSNLDAALKDSLRWEIREALKAANVPAIWVTHDQDEALSIGDRVGVLNKGVLAQLDTPENCFSKPASRFVANFLGDASFVPGRFDQQLVRTCIGAAPGIPIDTDSGEVDLLLRPDDINIRHQDHAGNGCVEWVRFEGGSRLCAVSLDEHENTQVKVRVSHEHLFRPGDRVQLAVDSTHALAAFAR from the coding sequence ATGCTCACAGTCTCTGATCTATCCGTTAAATACGGAGAAACCCCGGTCGTCAATCATCTTGACCTTACCCTGGACAGCGATGAAATTTTGATGCTGGTAGGCCCCACAGGCTGTGGCAAAACCACTATTTTGCATGCGCTGGCTGGTTTGATTCCTATAGCTACCGGGGTCATTTCTCTGGGTAAATGGCAGGCTACCCCGAAAAAACTTATTCCCCCGGAAAAGCGCAATGTCGGTATGGTGTTTCAGGATTTTGCCTTGTTTCCCCATCTGACGGTGGAACAAAATGTCTGCTTTAAGCTGAAAAACACCACGCTGGGCGATCACTGGCTGCAACTGCTGGGGCTGGATAAATTCAGAAATGCCCGGCCTGAGCGGTTATCGGGAGGCCAGAAGCAGCGGGTAGCACTGGCCCGAACCCTGGCCCATGAGCCGGACTTCGTACTGCTGGACGAGCCTTTATCTAATCTGGATGCGGCGCTTAAGGACAGTCTTCGGTGGGAGATTCGCGAAGCCTTGAAAGCGGCCAATGTGCCCGCTATCTGGGTGACCCATGATCAGGATGAAGCCCTGTCCATCGGCGACCGTGTGGGGGTGTTAAATAAGGGGGTACTGGCACAGCTTGATACCCCGGAAAATTGCTTCTCGAAGCCCGCTAGCCGCTTTGTGGCGAATTTTCTGGGCGATGCCAGCTTTGTTCCGGGCCGCTTCGACCAGCAACTGGTTAGAACCTGTATCGGCGCCGCCCCGGGCATCCCCATCGATACCGACAGCGGTGAGGTAGACTTGCTGCTACGCCCCGATGACATCAATATTCGTCACCAGGATCATGCCGGCAATGGCTGTGTGGAGTGGGTGCGTTTTGAAGGGGGCTCGCGGTTATGTGCAGTATCTCTGGATGAGCATGAAAACACCCAGGTCAAGGTGCGGGTATCCCATGAACACTTGTTCCGGCCCGGCGACCGGGTGCAACTGGCGGTTGACTCCACCCATGCCCTGGCCGCTTTCGCACGCTAA
- a CDS encoding extracellular solute-binding protein, whose amino-acid sequence MQRRTFLQSVAAAGALAAMPMGIRSSLAAQAGAVSVKDLPALEGDLTLYLGRGEGGLYEKVLEAIRQRNPKLNLKIRRGATAALANTIVAESQAGVRRADLFWAVDTGSIGMITDAGLAQPLPDDFSEQLKPGFSYPRWSPVTGRIRTLPYNTQRLTADQVPDDIMALADSDLSIGWAPAYASFQSFLTAMRILEGDKATLSWLKGVSRHAKSYAGELGVVMAVERGEVDVGFANHYYTLRLKAGKPDANVDLAYTKSDAGCLVNASGILALSEGDLPVNFMRYLLSAEVQAYLSSEAYEIPLVNGVKAPKGLPELASLTPPDLDLRKLADLRPTLNLMREAGVL is encoded by the coding sequence ATGCAACGTAGAACCTTTCTTCAATCTGTTGCCGCGGCCGGCGCCTTGGCGGCGATGCCAATGGGTATTCGCTCAAGTCTTGCTGCCCAGGCTGGGGCAGTATCGGTCAAAGATCTGCCTGCGCTGGAAGGAGACCTGACGCTCTATCTGGGTCGGGGTGAAGGAGGATTGTATGAAAAAGTTCTCGAGGCTATCCGCCAACGAAACCCGAAACTGAATTTGAAAATCAGGCGTGGTGCTACCGCCGCCCTGGCCAATACTATTGTGGCCGAATCACAGGCCGGGGTTCGCCGCGCAGACTTATTCTGGGCGGTAGATACCGGCTCTATCGGTATGATCACCGATGCGGGTCTGGCGCAGCCACTGCCAGATGATTTCAGTGAGCAGCTCAAACCCGGGTTCAGCTACCCACGTTGGTCGCCGGTTACCGGCCGGATTCGAACCTTGCCATACAATACACAGCGCCTGACAGCAGATCAGGTACCTGACGATATTATGGCATTAGCAGACAGTGACTTGTCTATTGGCTGGGCTCCTGCTTATGCTTCGTTCCAGTCATTCTTAACCGCCATGCGTATTCTTGAAGGCGACAAAGCCACCTTGTCCTGGCTAAAAGGCGTAAGCAGACATGCCAAAAGCTATGCCGGGGAATTAGGTGTGGTAATGGCGGTGGAACGCGGTGAAGTCGATGTGGGTTTTGCTAACCATTATTACACCTTACGCCTGAAAGCCGGCAAACCTGATGCTAATGTTGATTTGGCGTATACCAAGTCCGATGCAGGCTGTCTGGTGAACGCGTCCGGGATTCTGGCGTTGAGCGAAGGCGACCTGCCAGTGAACTTTATGCGTTATCTGTTATCCGCCGAAGTTCAGGCGTACCTTTCTTCCGAAGCGTATGAAATTCCTTTGGTTAATGGCGTAAAAGCGCCTAAAGGCTTACCTGAGCTTGCCTCACTGACGCCGCCTGATCTGGACCTGAGAAAACTAGCTGACCTACGCCCGACACTTAATCTGATGCGAGAAGCAGGCGTTTTGTGA
- a CDS encoding ABC transporter ATP-binding protein, with protein MFSFFERLTQPFPDQPPAQPPKGIIAFCRHYTQGMWKIIATVSLLSAIVAILEVTLFGFLGQLVDWFSEHDRETFLANEKWTLLGMGVTVLVLIPGFILLRSLFSRQALMANYPMRIRWQAHRYLLGQSLSFFHDEFAGRVATKVMQTALSVRETVMKVLDLLVYISVYFISMVVLIFATDWRLAVPLIIWFFVYIGILRTLVPRLKTVSQRQADARSVMTGRIVDSYTNITTVKLFSHSRREADYARQSMDGFLHTVYPQMRLVTILESCVEMANAILIFAVGALSIYLWLHEAVSPGDIAIAVSLCLRLNGMSHWIMWEVSGLFENLGTVQDGINTLAQPVAVTDKPNARNLQVNGGKIEFDGVHFGYMGANNTPIDVFNDLNIHIQAGEKVGLVGRSGAGKSTLVNLLMRFYDTQSGAIRIDGEAIDEVPQESLRSLISMVTQDTSLMHRSVRDNILYGRTDATDEQVIAAAKQAEAHEFILSLTDSAGRTGYDAHVGERGVKLSGGQRQRIAIARVLLKDAPILILDEATSALDSEVEAAIQECLNSVMQNKTVLAIAHRLSTIAQMDRLLVLDNGQVVESGTHSELVAKKGIYAKLWAHQTGGFIGVE; from the coding sequence ATGTTTTCATTTTTTGAGCGGCTGACCCAGCCGTTTCCGGATCAACCGCCCGCCCAGCCGCCGAAGGGCATCATTGCATTTTGCCGTCATTACACTCAGGGCATGTGGAAAATCATTGCTACGGTGTCCTTGCTAAGTGCCATTGTCGCGATTCTGGAAGTAACCCTGTTTGGTTTTTTAGGTCAGCTGGTTGACTGGTTTTCAGAACATGATCGCGAGACCTTTCTGGCGAATGAAAAATGGACACTGCTGGGCATGGGTGTAACGGTGCTGGTATTGATTCCCGGCTTTATTTTGTTGCGTTCACTCTTTAGCCGGCAGGCGCTGATGGCAAACTATCCGATGCGGATCCGCTGGCAGGCCCATCGCTATTTATTAGGGCAAAGCTTAAGTTTTTTCCATGACGAATTTGCCGGCCGGGTAGCCACCAAGGTAATGCAAACCGCGCTGTCGGTGCGTGAAACTGTGATGAAGGTGCTGGACCTGCTGGTTTACATCAGCGTGTATTTTATCTCGATGGTGGTGCTGATATTTGCCACTGACTGGCGGCTGGCGGTGCCACTTATTATCTGGTTTTTTGTCTACATCGGCATATTACGGACGCTGGTTCCCAGGTTAAAAACGGTGTCTCAGCGCCAGGCGGATGCCCGTTCGGTGATGACCGGGCGTATCGTGGATAGTTACACGAATATCACCACCGTAAAGCTTTTTTCTCACAGTCGCCGGGAAGCCGACTATGCCAGGCAAAGTATGGATGGCTTTTTACATACGGTGTATCCGCAGATGCGGCTGGTCACCATTTTGGAAAGTTGTGTGGAGATGGCAAATGCCATACTAATCTTTGCCGTGGGCGCCTTGTCCATCTACTTATGGTTGCATGAGGCTGTATCGCCCGGCGATATCGCCATCGCAGTAAGCCTGTGCCTGCGTTTAAACGGGATGTCCCACTGGATTATGTGGGAAGTCTCGGGCTTGTTTGAAAACCTGGGGACGGTGCAAGATGGTATCAATACGCTGGCCCAGCCGGTAGCGGTGACGGATAAACCCAATGCCCGGAATTTGCAGGTTAATGGCGGCAAGATTGAGTTCGATGGGGTACATTTTGGCTATATGGGCGCCAACAACACGCCCATCGATGTCTTTAATGATTTAAATATTCATATTCAGGCGGGCGAAAAAGTGGGGCTGGTGGGACGCTCCGGGGCCGGTAAATCGACGCTGGTGAATCTGCTTATGCGGTTCTACGATACCCAGTCCGGTGCCATCCGGATTGACGGTGAAGCCATTGATGAAGTGCCCCAGGAAAGTTTGCGCTCGCTGATCAGTATGGTGACACAGGATACCTCCCTGATGCATCGTTCGGTGCGCGACAACATTTTATATGGCCGTACCGATGCCACCGATGAGCAGGTAATTGCGGCGGCCAAACAGGCTGAAGCGCATGAGTTTATTCTGAGCCTGACTGACAGTGCCGGCCGCACCGGCTATGATGCCCATGTGGGCGAGCGCGGCGTAAAGCTCTCTGGCGGCCAGCGCCAGCGTATTGCTATTGCCCGGGTGTTATTAAAAGATGCGCCTATTCTGATTCTGGACGAAGCGACCTCGGCGCTGGACTCTGAAGTGGAAGCGGCTATCCAGGAATGTCTGAATTCGGTGATGCAAAACAAAACTGTACTGGCCATTGCGCACCGACTCTCTACCATTGCCCAGATGGACCGGTTACTGGTGCTGGATAATGGTCAGGTGGTAGAGTCGGGCACTCACAGCGAACTGGTGGCCAAAAAAGGTATATATGCAAAATTGTGGGCCCATCAGACGGGCGGCTTTATCGGGGTGGAATAA
- the rplL gene encoding 50S ribosomal protein L7/L12 — translation MALTKEDILNAIAEMPVMELVELIEAAEEKFGVEATAAVAAAPAAGGEAAAAEEQTEFDVVMTSFGANKVAVIKAVRGATGLGLKEAKEVVESAPKAIKEGVSKDEAEALKKELEEAGAEVEVK, via the coding sequence ATGGCTCTAACCAAAGAAGATATCTTGAACGCGATTGCTGAAATGCCAGTTATGGAACTGGTTGAGCTAATCGAAGCTGCCGAAGAAAAGTTCGGTGTTGAAGCGACTGCTGCTGTTGCAGCTGCTCCAGCTGCTGGCGGCGAAGCTGCTGCTGCTGAAGAACAGACTGAGTTTGACGTTGTAATGACTTCATTCGGCGCGAACAAAGTTGCTGTTATCAAAGCAGTACGTGGCGCAACTGGTCTTGGCCTGAAAGAAGCGAAAGAAGTAGTTGAATCTGCTCCTAAAGCTATCAAAGAAGGCGTAAGCAAAGACGAAGCTGAAGCACTGAAGAAAGAGCTTGAAGAAGCTGGCGCAGAAGTTGAAGTTAAGTAA
- a CDS encoding tetratricopeptide repeat protein produces the protein MRPEQSIFIFIMVLLGVSACAAPVTSPEKAPEPLTWQPYYSTHGVPVVPVLNEHDVYVLSETQRETFMRWFEAPAQQHLPPHKRLAAYLENTLYGFSFNGSTHTAQEAAREGEGNCLSLAILTAAYARLAGLEIKFQRVNSPPLYKKYGDLMLISSHVRTKILKPDVKEASASENTLRIARGGVIIDYFSQFDNVTGGYVTADEVTAMFYRNHVAQALIENRYPEAFWLAHKALTLAPTDPENVTAMALTLRRLGRGEEADNLYQRSVEAGVNNITLLSNYEKRLKMVGKYAQADEIEKLILDNEDHNPYAWIALGHERLVAKQPRRAEILFKKALRRAPYLDDIYLGLASSYFLQGKRLLAEQALLQAQELAWDEKSKLRYEKKRSVLESF, from the coding sequence ATGCGGCCAGAACAATCTATTTTTATTTTCATAATGGTATTACTCGGGGTAAGCGCCTGTGCAGCCCCGGTGACGTCGCCCGAAAAAGCCCCGGAACCACTAACCTGGCAACCATATTATTCGACCCATGGTGTTCCGGTGGTACCGGTGCTGAACGAACATGACGTGTACGTCTTGTCTGAAACCCAGCGTGAAACGTTTATGAGGTGGTTCGAGGCGCCGGCCCAGCAACATTTACCTCCTCACAAGCGGCTTGCTGCTTATCTGGAAAATACCTTATACGGTTTTTCTTTTAATGGTAGCACCCATACAGCGCAAGAAGCGGCTCGTGAGGGAGAAGGAAACTGTTTGAGTCTGGCAATTCTTACCGCGGCTTACGCCCGCCTGGCCGGTCTTGAAATTAAATTTCAACGCGTCAATAGCCCTCCGCTGTATAAAAAGTACGGCGATCTGATGCTTATTTCTTCGCACGTAAGGACCAAGATTTTAAAGCCCGATGTTAAGGAGGCGTCGGCCAGCGAGAATACCCTTAGAATAGCCCGTGGCGGGGTTATTATTGATTACTTTTCACAGTTCGATAATGTCACCGGCGGGTATGTCACGGCGGATGAGGTCACAGCCATGTTTTATCGTAACCATGTAGCCCAGGCATTGATCGAAAACCGATACCCTGAAGCCTTTTGGCTGGCTCATAAAGCCTTAACACTGGCCCCAACTGATCCTGAAAATGTTACCGCCATGGCGCTGACTTTACGACGCTTAGGCAGAGGGGAGGAGGCCGACAACTTGTATCAGCGCAGTGTCGAGGCGGGGGTAAATAATATTACCTTGTTAAGCAACTACGAAAAGCGCCTGAAAATGGTCGGGAAGTATGCGCAAGCCGATGAGATAGAAAAGCTGATACTGGATAACGAGGACCACAATCCCTATGCCTGGATCGCCCTGGGTCATGAACGACTCGTCGCAAAACAGCCCCGCAGGGCAGAAATTTTGTTTAAAAAAGCGTTGCGACGGGCGCCTTATCTGGATGATATCTATCTGGGCCTGGCCAGTAGCTATTTTTTACAGGGAAAGCGTCTGTTGGCTGAACAAGCGCTACTGCAAGCCCAAGAACTGGCATGGGATGAAAAATCAAAATTGCGGTATGAAAAAAAGCGCAGTGTATTAGAAAGCTTTTAA
- a CDS encoding ABC transporter permease produces the protein MRPIPKSYPFAFLIAFLAVLPLSVLFTLAQDTSALFDTHNLRVLGNTMALVALTIVGAVLLGVPLALLTTYVKMPFQRFWLVFLAAPLAMPSYIGAFTLYFAMGPGGEIESLLGIPTPAIGGLWGTAVVMSLYTYPFVMLTTRASLLSLDGSLVNAARTLGMSLPAALLKVVMPRILRAIGAGALLAALYALSDFGTPAILRLDTFTRVIFVEYNAFGLSQAAMLSIQLLVIVGFVLFIESTLKGSTERPGRQLWLWPKPWQRNLMLLASLPIVLMAIVLPLAIFTLWLIREGAGDFDISYALNSAYASLLAALAAVILAVPVAHAAISGRTGRLMERITYFGFGVPGIVMGTALVYVGLKLPFLYQTLALLVIAYVLRFLPLAVGSVRTTAERLDPSLVKAARLLGASPKEAFRRITLPLTYRGMVAGAALVFLEVMRELPATLMLGPTGFETLATYMWRVYEAGYFGMAAIPGLLLVFLSGIGLTIMLTGEGGNKFKLNEE, from the coding sequence GTGAGACCAATCCCAAAATCTTATCCCTTTGCGTTTCTGATAGCATTTCTGGCGGTTTTGCCGCTATCTGTGCTTTTCACACTGGCCCAGGACACCTCCGCGTTATTCGATACCCATAACCTCAGGGTGCTGGGCAATACGATGGCCCTGGTGGCGTTGACGATTGTGGGGGCGGTGTTACTCGGCGTGCCTCTAGCGCTGCTTACCACCTATGTCAAAATGCCCTTTCAGCGATTCTGGCTGGTCTTTTTGGCCGCCCCCCTGGCCATGCCCTCCTATATCGGGGCGTTTACCTTATATTTTGCCATGGGGCCCGGTGGCGAAATTGAAAGCCTGCTCGGCATCCCTACCCCCGCCATCGGCGGTTTGTGGGGAACGGCCGTGGTGATGTCGCTGTACACCTATCCATTTGTAATGCTAACCACCCGTGCTTCCCTGCTAAGCCTGGACGGCAGCCTGGTGAATGCCGCCCGCACCCTGGGGATGTCATTACCTGCCGCCTTACTGAAAGTGGTCATGCCCCGGATACTCCGGGCCATTGGCGCGGGCGCTTTGCTGGCAGCCCTGTATGCTCTGTCAGATTTTGGTACCCCGGCCATTTTGCGCCTGGACACCTTCACCCGGGTTATTTTTGTCGAGTACAATGCGTTTGGTCTGAGTCAGGCCGCCATGCTTTCTATTCAGTTGCTGGTCATTGTGGGCTTCGTCCTGTTTATCGAGTCTACCCTTAAAGGCAGTACAGAGCGTCCCGGCAGACAGTTGTGGCTCTGGCCTAAACCCTGGCAGCGTAACCTGATGCTGCTCGCCAGCCTGCCCATTGTGTTAATGGCAATTGTGTTACCCCTGGCGATTTTCACTCTCTGGCTGATACGCGAAGGCGCCGGAGATTTTGATATCAGTTATGCCTTAAATTCGGCCTATGCCTCGCTGCTGGCCGCCCTGGCTGCGGTTATCCTGGCCGTACCGGTAGCCCACGCGGCCATTAGTGGCCGTACCGGTCGACTGATGGAACGAATCACCTATTTTGGATTTGGTGTGCCTGGCATCGTGATGGGCACGGCGCTGGTCTATGTGGGCCTGAAACTGCCGTTTTTGTACCAAACCCTGGCGCTGCTGGTGATCGCCTATGTGTTACGCTTTTTACCGCTGGCGGTAGGATCAGTGCGAACCACCGCAGAGCGTCTGGACCCTTCCCTGGTAAAAGCAGCCCGGTTGCTTGGGGCCTCACCTAAAGAAGCCTTTCGTCGCATTACGCTACCATTGACTTACCGGGGCATGGTCGCAGGGGCGGCGCTGGTCTTTTTGGAAGTCATGCGCGAACTGCCCGCCACCCTGATGCTCGGGCCCACCGGGTTTGAAACCCTGGCCACCTATATGTGGCGGGTGTATGAAGCGGGTTACTTTGGCATGGCCGCTATTCCGGGACTCTTGCTGGTCTTTTTATCGGGTATCGGGTTAACTATTATGCTCACCGGCGAAGGTGGCAATAAATTCAAACTCAACGAGGAGTAG
- the secE gene encoding preprotein translocase subunit SecE, with the protein MSEKTENSSNPLDMFKWVVVFALLAGVITANYMYGELSVLYRAIAAVVIVVVAGFIAATTDKGSAFITFAKESRMEVRKVVWPTRQETNQTTLIVMVATLVMALILWGLDGIIVRVVGFITGIGA; encoded by the coding sequence ATGAGCGAAAAAACGGAAAATTCGTCCAACCCTCTGGACATGTTTAAATGGGTGGTCGTGTTTGCCTTACTGGCGGGCGTGATTACCGCCAATTACATGTATGGTGAACTGTCCGTACTTTATCGTGCGATCGCCGCCGTGGTTATTGTGGTTGTGGCTGGCTTTATTGCCGCTACCACAGACAAAGGCAGTGCCTTTATCACGTTTGCCAAAGAGTCGCGGATGGAAGTTCGTAAAGTCGTTTGGCCGACCCGGCAAGAAACCAATCAAACTACCTTGATTGTTATGGTAGCCACCCTGGTAATGGCACTGATCCTGTGGGGTCTGGATGGCATTATCGTGCGCGTGGTCGGATTTATTACTGGAATTGGAGCGTAA